A DNA window from Impatiens glandulifera chromosome 7, dImpGla2.1, whole genome shotgun sequence contains the following coding sequences:
- the LOC124945695 gene encoding pleiotropic drug resistance protein 2-like: MPAEMKSQGIEETRLQLLRDVSGAFRPGVLTALVGVSGAGKTTLMDVLAGRKTEGFIQGNIIVSGYKKNQSTFARVSGYCEQNDIHSPHVTVYESLVFSAWLRLSMEVNIQTRKMFVDEVMELVELSPLRDSLVGLPGIDGLSTEQRKRLTIAVELVANPSIIFMDEPTSGLDARAAAIVMRTVRNTVDTGRTVVCTIHQPSIDIFESFDELLLMKRGGQIIYNGPLGRHSFHLVEYFESIPEVTKIRTGQNPATWMLEITSSSVESQLSLDFAEIYEKSDLYRRNEQAMEELSKPAAATGSDELYFPSKYSQSFLTQCIACFWKQHWSYWRNPRYNCIRFFMTIFIAIGLLFGLIFWKKGEKTDQQQDLVNLLRAMYIAVMFLGGTNTHAVQNIVSVERTVFYRERAAVMYSALPYAFAQVWIEVIYVAIQTLSYSLILYSMIGFKWEVGKFLWFYYYVAMCFIYFTLYGMMLVALTPNYQIAAITMSFFLSFWNLFSGFLIPRTQIPIWWRWYYWASPVAWTIYGMFTSQIGEKESEVSIPGGGKMKVKEYLEEFMGFKYSFLTSVALAHIAWVLLFFFVFAYAIKFLNFQRR; this comes from the exons ATGCCCGCC GAAATGAAGAGTCAAGGAATTGAGGAAACTAGACTCCAATTGTTACGAGACGTTAGCGGAGCTTTCCGGCCCGGTGTTCTGACCGCATTAGTCGGCGTGAGTGGAGCAGGAAAGACGACGCTAATGGATGTGCTCGCAGGAAGAAAGACGGAAGGTTTTATACAAGGAAATATAATCGTCTCCGGTTACAAAAAGAATCAATCGACATTCGCTAGAGTCAGTGGCTATTGCGAGCAGAATGATATTCATTCTCCTCATGTTACAGTTTACGAATCTCTCGTCTTCTCCGCTTGGTTGCGACTTTCAATGGAAGTTAACATTCAAACACGAAAG ATGTTTGTTGATGAAGTAATGGAGCTGGTGGAGTTGAGTCCTTTAAGAGATTCATTAGTTGGTCTTCCTGGAATAGATGGTCTGTCCACAGAACAGAGGAAACGTTTGACAATAGCGGTTGAATTGGTTGCTAATCCATCCATCATCTTCATGGACGAACCCACGTCTGGTCTTGACGCTAGAGCCGCCGCAATTGTGATGCGAACAGTGAGGAACACAGTCGACACTGGAAGAACTGTTGTCTGCACCATTCATCAACCGAGCATCGACATTTTCGAATCTTTTGATGAG CTCTTGTTGATGAAAAGAGGAGGACAAATCATTTACAATGGACCTCTTGGCCGCCACTCTTTCCATTTGGTAGAATACTTCGAG TCTATTCCGGAGGTAACAAAGATTAGAACAGGTCAAAATCCGGCTACGTGGATGTTGGAGATAACCTCTTCGAGCGTTGAGTCTCAATTAAGCCTCGATTTCGCAGAGATTTATGAGAAATCAGATTTGTATAG GAGGAATGAACAAGCTATGGAGGAACTAAGCAAGCCAGCAGCAGCAACTGGTTCAGACGAACTGTATTTCCCAAGTAAATACTCACAGTCATTCTTAACTCAATGCATTGCTTGCTTCTGGAAACAGCACTGGTCTTACTGGAGGAATCCTCGGTACAATTGCATTCGTTTTTTCATGACTATATTCATCGCCATCGGTCTTCTGTTTGGACTTATTTTCTGGAAGAAAGGAGAGAAGAC GGATCAGCAACAAGATCTGGTGAATTTGTTGCGAGCAATGTACATTGCGGTTATGTTTCTTGGAGGAACAAACACACACGCGGTACAGAATATTGTGTCGGTTGAGAGGACAGTCTTCTATCGCGAAAGAGCTGCTGTGATGTATTCGGCTCTGCCTTATGCCTTTGCTCAG GTTTGGATAGAGGTGATTTATGTTGCTATTCAGACATTATCGTATAGTTTGATACTATACTCGATGATAGGATTCAAATGGGAAGTTGGAAAATTCTTATGGTTTTATTACTATGTGGCAATGTGTTTTATCTACTTCACATTGTATGGGATGATGCTTGTTGCTCTGACTCCTAATTATCAAATTGCTGCCATCACAATGTCGTTCTTCCTTAGCTTCTGGAATTTGTTTTCGGGGTTCCTCATCCCCAGAACA CAAATTCCGATATGGTGGAGATGGTATTATTGGGCATCTCCGGTGGCATGGACGATATATGGGATGTTTACGTCTCAAATCGGGGAGAAGGAGAGCGAAGTTTCAATTCCGGGAGGTGGGAAGATGAAAGTGAAGGAATATTTGGAGGAATTCATGGGGTTTAAATACAGTTTTCTAACTTCAGTTGCATTGGCTCATATTGCTTGGGTacttcttttcttctttgtCTTTGCATATGCCATCAAGTTTCTTAATTTTCAAAGGAGGTAG